GCAGGCCATGCTGGCGGCGCTCCAATGGGCAAAAGGGTTCTACAGCGCTACCAACGTGAAGGTAACCTCGATCCAGTATCAAAACGGGCCGAACCCATATTACCTGGCTGAATTGACCGGCGATACGGGAGGCTCCTCTCAGATCCTGTACGCGGCGGTGTTGCCGGACGGCAAAATCGCCCGTCCTGTTGCAGGCCCGGCCCCGAGCGAAAGGAACGTGGGCGGACCGGCAAAGAAAAAGGGTCATAAAGTGGACCAGCACAATGCCTGAGGACTCCACCTGCCGGACTCCGCAGGCTGCCATCCCAAAAGGTCCTTTCCGATCGAGAATCGGTTAAACGACGGCGGCCGGCCCTCCAGGGCCGGCCGCGGTTTTCTGTTCAGTTCTGATGGGGTTGCGGCCGCAGATCAGGGGCACGCCTACATCTTGGAAGCTTTCTCGCCGTGGCTGAGCTGTTGGGCCATGTCGAGGTGATGCTTCACGATGGGCTCAACGGTTGCGACAAATTCCTTCAGTTTCGCGTCCTGGACTTTGCCGGACGCACTCTGAAACGCCTGGAGAGTACTTTGATGGTCAGCAACCATCGTCTGCATATACGCCTTGTCGAAGGCTTTGCCTGACTTGCCTTCCAACGTCCGGTACTTCGCATCGTTCGCCGGACCCGGGTTTTCAGGTATCGCCACGTTGTGGCGCGCTGCGATCGGCTTCAAAAGGGAGGTCGACTTGGTATGGTCGGTGACCATCATCTCCGCAAACTGCTTGATCTGCGGATCGTTGCTCTTCTGCAGAGCCAACTTAGAGAGTGTAATTTCCGTCTCATCGCTCTTCGCCGCCTTGAGCACGAACTTCTGCTCTTCCCCCGTCAGACCTTGTGCAGCTAGACCGAGCGCAGCAAAACAGATGGTAAGGGCCGTTGTTAAGATTGTCTTTTTCATACCTGATTGGGTTATTTCTTAAATTAGATCGCAATCTTTTACGGCACGGTTCCTCGCCGTGATCATTGCTGATGCTCAACTAGGGAACGGCCCTGAAAATTTTTTTTGCAGCCCGGGTACGCAGCGCCGGGATGTGGGCCTAGCGCGAAACTGGGAAAAGCAACCAAGGACTTACCTATGCCTCGAGGTGCCAGTCCCAAGCGAGAACGGGAGTATAACGAGCTTAAGGAAAAATTTCACGAGGAGGGCCGCTACGAGGGTCGCGAGGAGGAAGTGGCCGCTCGCATCGTCAACAAGCAACGCGCTGAGAAGGGCGAGACGAAACAGCAAACCGCCGATAAGACAAAGGCGAAGAGCGGCTCGCCCCCAAGTGCCAAAAGCGGGTCGGCTTCTTCCAAAAAGCCGGGAACGCGAAAAAAATCGGCCTGAGCCGCCTTGCTGCGGCTATGTCCCTTAGGCTTAATCGCCGGTCTGCATGCTCCGCCTGGCATCAGCCAGAACCGCGCCCGGCCGGAGCCTGCTTTTATCCTGTTTTGGGTGGCACCGGCTCGCTTTGCGAAGCCCTCTCCGGGTTGCCGCTCTCGAGCGGCCTCAACAGCCCATTTGCCGTATTTGGTGAGAAAACGGGCGTGATGTTCAGCCAGGATCTGCTGGACCTTTTCAACCTCTGCGTCACTCTCGGTCACCACCGCCAGCACCGTCCGGCCTCGCTCGAGTTCCTGCTTGTACTGCTGCATGTACGGGTTGTCCTGGTCTCCAAAATCCAGGCCGAAGTGGCTTAACTTTGCCCAGAAGCCTTCCTCCCCGGTCGCATCCGCGAGTTTCCCGGCATCCGCGGCTCCCTGCAGCAAACCTACTTTTTCGGGTCCGAAGCCCCCCTCGTTGAGGTGCGAAGCGGCATGGCCGGCATCAGGTGATTTATCAAACACCGCATACACCTGATTCTGCGGATGACCTAACGAACGTTGGCCTTCAAAATTCCTGGCGTTTTCCATCGTCACTTCCGGGTCGTTTTCCGGGGGGAACGGCAACAACCGCCGGATGGAGCCGTCTCGGCCACATCGCAACGCGTCCGCAAATGGTGACGGGAACGGTTTTACGGCTAAGCCCTGGAGCGTTGGCACCGTTTCGGAGCGCCCGTCGCGGGCTCATTTTTCGGGCAGAACGCAAAATCCAGTACCTGCGAATCCCGCGAAGTTCATGAGGTGTCCTCGACAGAGACACCACAAACCACTCGCGCCGGTCATCCCGTTCTGGACCGACAACTTGCGATGCAAGTGTAACCGCGCGAGATGGTCGGGGGACCGTCCCGCTCCAGCGGGTCGGCCCCTCGCACCCCCCGGGTAAGAATGCCACAAATCAAGAGCTCACACGGTCACACCACGGGCACGGCGGGTATGGCGGGCACAACGTAAGAGTTCACACGGCGACCACGGCGGGAAGATAGAATCATCCGCAGAACACGCAGAAGGACGCAGAAAAGAGGAAACCTCCACAGATTACACAGATTGACACAGATTAAGGACCCGTGGGGCGAAGCCGCTCCGAACTTCGAACTTTACCCGACACCCGACACCCGACACTCACTGTCATTTCTGGCATTTTCTGCAGGTCCGCGGCGGTGCGTTCGATCACGTCCCGCCATTCTCCGGCCACTGTTTGGCGATAGAGGCGCATCGTCGGGTACCACGGGCTGTCGTCCCGATCCCGGAACCAACGCCAATCGGCTTCTGCATGCAGCAAGGTCCAGACTGGTTTTGCCGAAGCGCCTGCCAAATGGGCCACCATCGAATCGATGGTGATCACCAGGTCGAGTTCGGCCACAAGGGAACCGGTCGCGGAGACGTCCATGGTTTCATCCCCGAGGTTCTCAAACCTGAATCCGGCTTGAGCGATTTGTGCAAGGGCCGGGCCACGCTGCAGCTGCCAGAAGCGGATTCCCGGCACATTCTGCAGGGGCGCCAACGCGGCCAGGGGCACGTGGCGGCGGGCGTCGTAATCGCCTCCGGCCCAGCACAAGCCGACATTTCGATGCCCGTCGTTCGGCACCCGGCCGGCCGGTTCTGTCCAGAGGTAAGGTACGGTCTGCGGGATCGACGCCAGGGTGGTCCGCAGGGCATACGGCAACTCCGTGGATTCGATCTGGACAAACTCCGGGCCGATCCGTCGCCCTTCGTCGATCACGACAAGCTCATCAATTCCCGGCACCTTCGCGAACAGCCGGTGCAATTCGTCCGGGGCCTCAACGATCAGCCGGGTGCAGCGCGCACGCACGGGGGCCGCGTAGCGGATGTAATGGATTGCGTCGCCCAGCCCGCGCCAGCATTTAAGCCAGACGTCTGCGCCTGAGAGCGGGCGCCCGTCCCAGATCGGGCGGAAAAACCGGGGCAGGTGCGACAGGTCGACGCGGGCATGCAGGAGGCGGTCACTTTGCCGCCAGGCTTGCTCGAGGTCCCCGGCCATGGCATGCTGCCACCAGAGACGGCCGACTTCCTCCTGGAGTGCCTGATGGTCCATGCGGATGAGAGGCGACATACTTAACCGAGTCAGAACGTCAAGGTTCCGCGTCGCCAATGGGACGGCCACCTGATAAATCGGACAGAGATTATCCCTACCGTCTCGCCGGATGAACCTCGCGATCTTGTCGTGCTTGTACCCGCAGTTGCCAGTCCCATGCACGTTTCGATTTTCGGCCTCACGATCTCGTCTTCCTGGGGAAACGGGCACGCTACGCTCTGGCGGGGTCTCTGCCGCGGTTTGGCGGAGCGCGGACATCAGGTTACTTTCTTTGAACGTGACGTACCGTACTACGCGCAGCACCGTGATCTGCAGCACTGGCCCGATGGAGAACTTCAGCTTTACCCATCCTGGGAACAGCTTGTTCCAATAGCGCGGGAGCGCCTGGCGCGTTCCGGCGCGGTTATCATCACTTCGTTCTGTCCTGACGCCAATCCGGCCCTGGAATTGGCGGAGACGTACCCCGGCCTAAAGAAGGCGTTTTACGACATGGATACGCCGGTTACGCTGCAAAGCCTGGCCGAAGGTAAAGAGGTGGCTTACCTGCCGCCGGACGGTCTTCGTCGGTATGATACGGTGCTGAGTTTCACGGGGGGCCCGGTCCTCAACGCGCTGGTTGAGCGCCTGAGGGCGCGCGACGTTCACGTCCTTTTCGGCCACGCTGACCCCGAGGTGCATCGTCCGGTAGCCCTCAACGCCGCCTACCGTTCGGACCTGTCTTACCTGGGTACGTTTGCCGCCGACCGCCAGCCCGCCTTGGAGCGTCTCTTTGTGGCGCCGGCGAAACAATGCGTCGAAAAGAAATTCCTGCTGGCCGGCTCGCTCTACCCGGCTACGTTTCCCTGGACACCGAACATTTATTTTATTCCCCACCTCGCGCCGCCGGATCACCCGGCGTTTTTCAGCTCTTCGGCGCTTACTCTGAACGTGACCCGCCGCGCCATGGCGGAAAACGGCTATTGCCCACCAGGCAGGCTGTTCGAGGCGGCCGCGTGCGGGGCGCCGATCCTGTCCGACGTGTGGGATGGGCTGGAACGATTCTTCCTGCCGGGTAAAGAGATCCTTCTGGCCGAGACGACCGAGGATGTGCTTGCCGTCCTGAGCCTTCCACCGGCAAGCTTGCAACAAATCGGCGAAGCCGGCCGCCTGCGGGTGCTCAAGGAGCACACCTCGCAGGCCCGGGCCCGCGATTTGGAACAGATCCTTTTCGCATAAGATAGAACACGGACCTATGTGGGGCATCATTCCAGCTGCAGGCGAAGGTAAACGCATCCAGCCATTGGCTTTTTCCAAAGAGTTACTGCCGGTCGGCGCCACGTTAGCTGCCTCGTCACGTAATGCGCCCCGTGCGGTCAGCGACTTCATTGTCGAACGCATGGCGTGCGGGGGCGTTCACACCATCTCGTTTGTGATTTCCCCTTACAAAACCGATATTCTCCGTTACCACGGCGCGGGCCGGGACAACGTGCGTTACGTCTATCACGTGCAAGGGACGCCTAACGGGTTATGCGACGCAGTCTTCTGCCCCGCACCACTGATCCCGGCAGCCGAAACGGTACTCATCGGATTACCCGATACCGTTTGGTTCCCGATGGATGGTTATCGCCAGCTTCCTGACGGCACGCTCTCCTTTCTGCTTTTCCCGGTGCAGTCGCCGTGGAATTTCGACGTGGTTAATACCGCTGAGAACGACGAAGTGCAAAGCATTCAGGTGAAAGATCCGCAAGCGCGTAATCCATGGATCTGGGGGGCGATCAAAATGCCGGGGCACGTCTACCACGCGCTGCACCAGTTGTGGGAGCGGCGCCGGCGCATGGATGAGTACCTTGGCACGCTGGTCAATGAATGGCTGGCCCAGGGTGAGAAGGCGGTTGGAATCCGGGCCGGGACGCAATATCTCGACGTGGGGACGATCGAAGGTTTTCACCAGGCATGCGGCCTGTTGGGCGCTAACCATCAACCCTCGCCCGCGTCGACGGTGACCCAAGGCCCTGAATTGACGGAGCATGCACCGAGGTAGGATTGTATCCTCAGACGCCCGCCTGTCGGTGCTGAACGTGGCGTTCCCGTTCGCGCCCGCCGGCCCGGACGCTGTCGGGGGTGCCGAACAGATCCTCAGCCGCCTCGATCACGCCCTGGTCGAGACCGGTCACCACTCTTTGGTGCTTGCGGCGGATGGATCCCGCGCCCAAGGCATGCTCACCGAGGTATCGCACCCAAAGGGGTTGATTGATGACTCCGTTCGCGTTGCCCACTACCGGCGGTACGCCGGGGTTCTCAATGCACTCATCGAACGGCACCGGCCACAGGTGGTTCATCTCCACGGGGTTGATTTTGATCGTTACCTGCCTGAGCCCGGTGTTCCGGTGCTGGTGACCCTGCACCTGCCGTACACGTTCTACCACGTCGATTTCAATGCTGTCAGCCGGCCGTGCACGTACCTGCACTGCGTGTCCGAAACGCAGCGCGCCACGTTTCCGCCATTACCAAATCTGCTGCCCACCATCGAAAACGGGGTGCCGTTGACTATCACAACGCCCTGCCGCAACCGCGATGCTTACGCCGTCTGCCTTAGCCGGATTGCCCCGGAGAAAAACGTGCACGCCGCTCTGGATGCCGCCAAATCCGCGGGCGTCCCGCTTTTTCTCGGCGGCGAGGTTTACTCCTACCGCGAACATCAAAGGTACTATGAGGAGGAGGTGGCGCCGCGCCTGGATGAATACCGGAGGTTTCTCGGTCCGCTGGACGAAAAGTCCAAGTTTTCCCTGCTGCGGCGTGCCCGCTGCCTGCTTCAGCCAAGCCTGGCGGCCGAAACGAGTTCCCTGGTCGCCATGGAAGCGTTGGCCAGCGGAACGCCCGTGATCGCCTATCCTTCAGGTGCGTTGCCAACCTTGATCGAGCACGGACGCACGGGTTTCCTCGTCCATGACGTTCAGGAAATGGCCGAAGCCATCGGCCGGGTCAGCCGTATCGATCCGGCTGACTGTCTGTCCGCAGCCGCAACCCGTTTCGACCTCGCTCGCATGCTTCAGCGCTACTTCGATACCTACGCGGACCTGGCAAACGGCCGGGTCCGGATTCATGCCCCGTCTGCCTCTTCCTTTGAGGGATGATCCCCGCGAACCGGCACCGGGTAGAAATTCTCGACCAGATTGCCCCCTTGGAGGACCTGGTCGAGCCATGGACCGAGCTGTGGAGTTGCGCCCGGTTTGCAACGCCGTTCCAGCACCCGGCCTGGATCCTGGCGTTCTACCGGGAGTTGGCCATCCCGGAACCTCGGATCCTGGCGGCCTGGCAGGGTCCGCGACTCAAGGTGCTGGCGCCGTTTTATCTGTGGAGAACCGCAGACGGTCCGGCGAGCCTCATCCTGGCCGGAAACGGCGTGTCGGATTACCTGGACGCGCTCGTTCGGCCGGGCGCGGAACCGTGCGCCGCTGAAGCGATCCGCGTTTTCATGGCCCGATCCGGCTCGGAATGGACGACGGCTGATTTCCGTGACCTTGATCCTCAAGCCTCTCTGTGCCTTCTGCCCTGGCCGGGAGCGGTTTCAGACGCGAAATTGCCCGAGGAAGGTTGTCCGCGCCTGGCGTTAGGGTCGAGACGCCTCGATGACGCGCTCGCGACGGCCTCCAAACGGCTCCGTCGCGACCTTGAGCGCGCACGACGCAAACTGGACGACGAAGGACTGCTCGAGGTTTCCGTAGCCGGCCCTGACACGCTGATTTCGGATTACGCGGAGTTAGTCGCGCTTCACACTGCGAGATGGCAAACCGCGGGAGGGCCCGGCATTTTCGGGGCCGATTATCACCGGCGTTTTTTTCGGGCCGCTTTCGCCGGACTGATGCGCGCGGGCCTCCTCCGTCTTTTCGTGATCCGGTTGAATGGCGAACCGATCGCGGCTACCTGCGGCTTCCTGCACCACGGGCACTATTACCATTTCATCGCCGGTTATGACCCGCGCTGGTCTCACCTGAGCCTGGGCAGTTTTGCCGTGTACGTCGCGTTGCGAGCCGCGGTAAACGAAGGGGCCGCGTGCTTCGACTTCTTAAGGGGCAAAGAAGCCTACAAATACCGTTGGGGCGCACGCGATCACCAGACGTACCGGAGACAGTTACGAGTGGCGGGTAACGGGTAACGGGTGTCGAGTGCCGGGTGTCGCGTGTCGGGTAAAGTTCGGAGCGGGAGGGAATGCCACAAATAAAGAGGCGCCGATGCCGTCCTGCGGTGTCCCTTTAATCTGTGTCAATCTGTGGATGTTTTCTCTTTTCTGCGTTCTCTGCGTGTTCTGCGGATGATTCTGTCTTTCGGCCGTGGTCGCCGTGGCTCGCCGTGTGAACTCTTACGTTGTGCCCGCCGTGTGACCTTAATCGGCGTCAATCTGCGGATGATTACCTTTGAGGTGTTGGCTCACCAGCGTCAGGTCCTCGACCAGACGCGCGAATTCGGCTTCCTTTAGCCGTGGATCCGGCACGCGGAGGATTGCCGAGGGGTGAATGGTGACCAGGTTCTGCGGGGCGTAATCGCTCTCGAAGAGCCGTCCTCGGTGGGTTGAAACCTTTACCTTGGAGCCGAAGAGCGAACCTGCGGCGGTGGCCCCCAGGCAGACCAGGACGTCCGGTTTGATCAGCTTGATTTCCGTCAACAGCCAGGGCTGGCAGGCCGCAATTTCCTTCGCATTCGGTTTTTTGTGCAAGCGCCGTTTACCGAGCGGTTCCCATTTAAAATGTTTAACTGCATTCGTTACGTAGGTTAACGAGCGGTCGATTTTCGCTTGCGCGAGCGCTTCATCGAGCAGTTTGCCGGCAGGCCCGACAAACGGTTTGCCCTTTACGTCTTCATGATCTCCCGGCTGCTCGCCCACCAGGATCACCCGCGCCGTGACCGGTCCTTCCCCGAAGACGGTCTGGGTGGCCCGCTCCCACAGGTCGCAGTTTCGGCAAGTCCGAGCCGCCGCCCGGAGCTCCTCCAGACTTGACGGCATCTCCGGGTGATCGTCGTCCGTGGCACCAAACAGACCTGACTCACCACTCATCGTGCTATTATACGCCTGACGCGGCAGCGCCGGTCGCCTGGAGCGCAACCTGAAAAGGCCTTCTCGGCGCGTAGCGGGCGACCATTTCCGAGCAGAACGTCGCGAAGGTTTGCAGGTCTTTCGGCGCGCTGGTGTGGTGCGGAACCTCGCCCAGGTGTTCGGGGGTGAAACAGAATGTGATCGTGAGGTTGAAGTCCTGGAGCGCTTCCATCTGCCGGTCGAACCAGTCCAGGGCCTGGGGACGGAATGAATCGGCCCAACTCAGCCCGGTCCGCAGATCCCTGACGCCCAATTCCTTCAGCCGGATAACGGCTTCATCCAGCCGGTGGTCCTGGAAATGGAACCATTGGCAGACACCGAGATCGGGAGTAAACCGCCGGAACAGGTCGTAAGCCGGCTTTTCCGTACCGTCCTCGCGCACCAATCCCATGTAGAAATGGCGGTAATAAGCGGACCCTTCCGACTCACGGTGACGGGTGGTGGCCGGCCATGCTTTCGGCAGGTCGAACAGGCTGTACCAGAAAATCTTCGGCACGCAGCCGCGCAACAGGTTCGCGGTTCGCTCCAGGCCGAACACCTGCACCTCGTCGGCGCCGAAGGTTGAGACCCCCACCTCGGTGACCCAGATGGCCGGATCGATAACCTCCGCGACGGCCTTGATGCGCTCCGGCCATTCGTTGATCTGCCAATGGTTCCAGTCGAGCGGGAAACCGTGTACGCCGAATGCGTCCAGAAGGTCCAGGACGCCCTGGCCCTTTAACCGTAACGCAAACTGAGGATCGATGGGTGAGGTGCCGCCGAGCACCTGGGTCAGGTCCGAATTAACCTCGCGGACGGCCTTCGAAGCAGCCTCGACCATCCTCGAGAACTTAAGCCACTCAGGGTCAACCTCGAAATCCCAATGCGACTTGTTGTTAGGCTCGTTCCAGAAGGTGACTGCTTCGATCATTGTTGAAAAATTCTTGGGTACGGGCTTTGCAGAGAAAGACTTCCGGCTCGGGATGCGCCACCGGCTCGAAACCGGCGCTGCGCAGCATCCCTTCGAGGCAGGCCCGGTTCGGGATCCACCAGTTGGTCCAGTCACCTGCATAGGAATGCTCGACGAAATGGAGGTGCGGGTAGCCCGGCTGATCAAAAATCCCGGTTTGCCAAAAGGTGTAATCCTTTTCCAGCGGCAGCACCTCGGGGGACCCACGCAGCATGGATTGCACCAGCAACACGTCGTGAGCGACGTGCTTGCGGATCAGGTCCAGCGCCAGCAGCGGGTAACGCAGGTGATAAAGCACGCCCAGAAAGAGAACGTAATCGAAAGACTCCCCAAGTTCTCCCACGTCGTAGACGGAGAGCTGTTTGAACTCGACCTCGAGCCCCAGTTGGCCGGCCATGAACTCAGCCTGCCGCAGGTAGCGGTCGTCCGTGTCGATGCCCACCACCCGGCCGGCCCCCCGCTTTTTCATCTCGAAGCTGTAAAAGCCGGCGTTGCAGCCGATGTCCAGCACGGACGCGCCCTCGAGCCGCTCGGGCACCGCGCTTCGGAATCCGTTCCACTTGATGGCGGGATAATCGCCCAGGGGGTGGAGCGGCGCCGTCTGGACTTCGCCTAAATGAAAGTTCTGAAACCAATCCCCAAGGCGCTCGATTTCCTGACGCACCACTTCGGGATCACTCTTAACCGTATCCATCATCTCCTTGTTAAACTTAAACACGCATGAGGTTCACGCCGTCACCGCTGGGCTCGGCCGGGGTGTGCCCCGCCCATTGCTCCCCGGCGATGAATGCTTCAACCAGGTGGCGCGCCTCCTCATCAGAATACTGCACCGGCGGGCTTTTCATGAAGTAGCTGGAAGGCCCGATCTGCGGGCCCGACCAGCCTCGATCCAAAGCCAGCTTCGCGCAGCGAATCGCATCGACGACCACCCCGGCCGAATTGGGCGAATCCCACACTTCAAGCTTGAGCTCGCACATGATCGGCGAACCGCCGAAACCGCTTCCCTCCATGCGGATGTGGCAAAATTTGCGATCTTCCAACCATTCCACGTAATCGCTTGGGC
The sequence above is drawn from the Verrucomicrobiota bacterium genome and encodes:
- a CDS encoding DUF4142 domain-containing protein gives rise to the protein MKKTILTTALTICFAALGLAAQGLTGEEQKFVLKAAKSDETEITLSKLALQKSNDPQIKQFAEMMVTDHTKSTSLLKPIAARHNVAIPENPGPANDAKYRTLEGKSGKAFDKAYMQTMVADHQSTLQAFQSASGKVQDAKLKEFVATVEPIVKHHLDMAQQLSHGEKASKM
- a CDS encoding ADP-heptose--LPS heptosyltransferase — protein: MSPLIRMDHQALQEEVGRLWWQHAMAGDLEQAWRQSDRLLHARVDLSHLPRFFRPIWDGRPLSGADVWLKCWRGLGDAIHYIRYAAPVRARCTRLIVEAPDELHRLFAKVPGIDELVVIDEGRRIGPEFVQIESTELPYALRTTLASIPQTVPYLWTEPAGRVPNDGHRNVGLCWAGGDYDARRHVPLAALAPLQNVPGIRFWQLQRGPALAQIAQAGFRFENLGDETMDVSATGSLVAELDLVITIDSMVAHLAGASAKPVWTLLHAEADWRWFRDRDDSPWYPTMRLYRQTVAGEWRDVIERTAADLQKMPEMTVSVGCRVSGKVRSSERLRPTGP
- a CDS encoding glycosyltransferase, translated to MHVSIFGLTISSSWGNGHATLWRGLCRGLAERGHQVTFFERDVPYYAQHRDLQHWPDGELQLYPSWEQLVPIARERLARSGAVIITSFCPDANPALELAETYPGLKKAFYDMDTPVTLQSLAEGKEVAYLPPDGLRRYDTVLSFTGGPVLNALVERLRARDVHVLFGHADPEVHRPVALNAAYRSDLSYLGTFAADRQPALERLFVAPAKQCVEKKFLLAGSLYPATFPWTPNIYFIPHLAPPDHPAFFSSSALTLNVTRRAMAENGYCPPGRLFEAAACGAPILSDVWDGLERFFLPGKEILLAETTEDVLAVLSLPPASLQQIGEAGRLRVLKEHTSQARARDLEQILFA
- a CDS encoding nucleotidyltransferase family protein; this encodes MWGIIPAAGEGKRIQPLAFSKELLPVGATLAASSRNAPRAVSDFIVERMACGGVHTISFVISPYKTDILRYHGAGRDNVRYVYHVQGTPNGLCDAVFCPAPLIPAAETVLIGLPDTVWFPMDGYRQLPDGTLSFLLFPVQSPWNFDVVNTAENDEVQSIQVKDPQARNPWIWGAIKMPGHVYHALHQLWERRRRMDEYLGTLVNEWLAQGEKAVGIRAGTQYLDVGTIEGFHQACGLLGANHQPSPASTVTQGPELTEHAPR
- a CDS encoding glycosyltransferase, translating into MLNVAFPFAPAGPDAVGGAEQILSRLDHALVETGHHSLVLAADGSRAQGMLTEVSHPKGLIDDSVRVAHYRRYAGVLNALIERHRPQVVHLHGVDFDRYLPEPGVPVLVTLHLPYTFYHVDFNAVSRPCTYLHCVSETQRATFPPLPNLLPTIENGVPLTITTPCRNRDAYAVCLSRIAPEKNVHAALDAAKSAGVPLFLGGEVYSYREHQRYYEEEVAPRLDEYRRFLGPLDEKSKFSLLRRARCLLQPSLAAETSSLVAMEALASGTPVIAYPSGALPTLIEHGRTGFLVHDVQEMAEAIGRVSRIDPADCLSAAATRFDLARMLQRYFDTYADLANGRVRIHAPSASSFEG
- a CDS encoding GNAT family N-acetyltransferase, with the translated sequence MIPANRHRVEILDQIAPLEDLVEPWTELWSCARFATPFQHPAWILAFYRELAIPEPRILAAWQGPRLKVLAPFYLWRTADGPASLILAGNGVSDYLDALVRPGAEPCAAEAIRVFMARSGSEWTTADFRDLDPQASLCLLPWPGAVSDAKLPEEGCPRLALGSRRLDDALATASKRLRRDLERARRKLDDEGLLEVSVAGPDTLISDYAELVALHTARWQTAGGPGIFGADYHRRFFRAAFAGLMRAGLLRLFVIRLNGEPIAATCGFLHHGHYYHFIAGYDPRWSHLSLGSFAVYVALRAAVNEGAACFDFLRGKEAYKYRWGARDHQTYRRQLRVAGNG
- a CDS encoding UdgX family uracil-DNA binding protein (This protein belongs to the uracil DNA glycosylase superfamily, members of which act in excision repair of DNA. However, it belongs more specifically to UdgX branch, whose founding member was found to bind uracil in DNA (where it does not belong), without cleaving it, appears to promote DNA repair by a pathway involving RecA, rather than base excision.) — translated: MSGESGLFGATDDDHPEMPSSLEELRAAARTCRNCDLWERATQTVFGEGPVTARVILVGEQPGDHEDVKGKPFVGPAGKLLDEALAQAKIDRSLTYVTNAVKHFKWEPLGKRRLHKKPNAKEIAACQPWLLTEIKLIKPDVLVCLGATAAGSLFGSKVKVSTHRGRLFESDYAPQNLVTIHPSAILRVPDPRLKEAEFARLVEDLTLVSQHLKGNHPQIDAD
- a CDS encoding beta-xylosidase, whose product is MIEAVTFWNEPNNKSHWDFEVDPEWLKFSRMVEAASKAVREVNSDLTQVLGGTSPIDPQFALRLKGQGVLDLLDAFGVHGFPLDWNHWQINEWPERIKAVAEVIDPAIWVTEVGVSTFGADEVQVFGLERTANLLRGCVPKIFWYSLFDLPKAWPATTRHRESEGSAYYRHFYMGLVREDGTEKPAYDLFRRFTPDLGVCQWFHFQDHRLDEAVIRLKELGVRDLRTGLSWADSFRPQALDWFDRQMEALQDFNLTITFCFTPEHLGEVPHHTSAPKDLQTFATFCSEMVARYAPRRPFQVALQATGAAASGV
- a CDS encoding TIGR04290 family methyltransferase; amino-acid sequence: MDTVKSDPEVVRQEIERLGDWFQNFHLGEVQTAPLHPLGDYPAIKWNGFRSAVPERLEGASVLDIGCNAGFYSFEMKKRGAGRVVGIDTDDRYLRQAEFMAGQLGLEVEFKQLSVYDVGELGESFDYVLFLGVLYHLRYPLLALDLIRKHVAHDVLLVQSMLRGSPEVLPLEKDYTFWQTGIFDQPGYPHLHFVEHSYAGDWTNWWIPNRACLEGMLRSAGFEPVAHPEPEVFLCKARTQEFFNNDRSSHLLERA